From Aquificota bacterium, one genomic window encodes:
- a CDS encoding aspartate 1-decarboxylase, translating into MQRFMLKSKVHRAKITGAELHYEGSLSLDLALMEAANLLPFEKIEVYNVSNGARFSTYVIPAPRYSGEVRLNGAAARLGAVGDIIIIASYGLFDEEELKNYRPFLVYVDENNQIREVKREMVIEGVGSTYDW; encoded by the coding sequence ATGCAGAGGTTTATGCTAAAGTCTAAGGTGCATAGAGCTAAGATTACTGGTGCAGAGCTTCACTATGAGGGAAGCCTATCCCTTGACCTTGCCCTTATGGAGGCGGCAAACCTTTTACCTTTTGAAAAGATAGAGGTTTATAATGTGAGCAACGGTGCACGCTTTTCTACATATGTAATACCAGCACCAAGGTACTCTGGCGAAGTGAGGCTAAACGGTGCCGCCGCAAGGCTTGGAGCAGTAGGAGACATAATCATAATAGCCTCCTACGGCCTCTTTGATGAGGAAGAACTAAAGAATTACAGACCCTTTTTGGTTTACGTGGATGAGAACAATCAAATAAGGGAAGTAAAGAGAGAAATGGTGATAGAAGGGGTTGGAAGCACTTATGATTGGTAA
- a CDS encoding ribonucleoside triphosphate reductase, producing the protein MLKIESPLELKKRYYGQLPQVIKRDGTLQEFDRSRIERAISKAFKAVGEPLEEGVLKDLYDEVIEKVLELKKDKVHVEEIQDIVEERLILHGFAKTAKAYILYRKKREELRDISKAIVDAEKVVNDYIYQQDWRVQENANATYSFSGLMLHTAGTLIAHYTLTHVYPEYISKAHREGHIHIHDLSHGIVGYCAGWSMEDLLRKGFRGGKGKVTAGPAKHLSSLLGQIVNFLGVAQMEFAGAQALNSLDTYLAPFVRIDRLSYDELKQLMQQFIFSLNVPSRWGSQAPFINFTFDWTVPEDMKKKPVIIGGVEREDIGYYGDFQKEMDMINRAFMEIMMEGDYNGRIFSFPIPTYNITKNFDFYSPNAELLWKMTAKYGIPYFQNFVSSSLRPEDIRSMCCRLQLDLRELRSRMGGLFGSADKTGSIGVVTINMPRIGYLSKSEEEFFERLEYLMKVARDSLEIKRKVIERNLKRGLMPYSREYLESFDTFFSTIGLVGMNEACLNFLGVSIAEPEGKAFAIKVLKFMREKLSEFQEQTGHLYNLEATPAEGASYRLAKIDKSKFPDIITAGEKEPYYTNSTHLPVNYTDDPIEVLEHQKDLQVLYTGGTVIHFFLQESPEEQTVAKFVKFVFENYPVPYITITPTFSVCEDHGYIKGEHFTCPICGKETETYSRIVGYYRPVQRWNKGKQEEFKDRLEYVIT; encoded by the coding sequence ATGTTGAAGATAGAAAGCCCCTTGGAGCTCAAAAAAAGGTATTATGGTCAGCTTCCTCAAGTAATAAAGAGGGATGGCACATTGCAAGAGTTTGACAGAAGCAGGATTGAAAGGGCCATATCCAAGGCTTTTAAGGCCGTTGGCGAGCCTTTGGAGGAAGGTGTTTTAAAGGACCTGTACGATGAGGTAATAGAAAAGGTTTTGGAGCTTAAAAAGGATAAGGTTCATGTGGAAGAGATACAAGACATAGTTGAGGAAAGGCTTATACTTCATGGTTTTGCCAAAACTGCAAAGGCTTACATACTCTATAGGAAAAAAAGGGAGGAGCTTAGAGACATATCAAAGGCCATAGTGGATGCGGAAAAGGTGGTAAACGACTACATATACCAACAAGACTGGAGGGTTCAGGAGAACGCCAACGCCACCTATTCCTTCTCCGGCCTTATGCTCCATACTGCGGGGACTCTTATAGCCCACTACACCCTTACCCATGTTTACCCAGAGTACATATCAAAGGCCCATAGGGAGGGTCATATTCATATACACGACCTATCCCATGGCATAGTAGGATACTGTGCAGGATGGTCCATGGAGGACCTTCTTAGAAAGGGCTTTAGGGGTGGAAAGGGTAAGGTGACCGCCGGGCCTGCCAAGCACCTTTCTTCCTTGCTTGGTCAAATTGTAAACTTTTTGGGCGTTGCCCAGATGGAGTTTGCTGGTGCTCAAGCCCTTAACTCTCTTGATACTTACCTTGCACCCTTTGTAAGGATAGACAGGCTATCCTATGATGAGCTAAAACAGCTCATGCAACAATTTATATTCTCCTTGAACGTACCCTCAAGATGGGGCTCTCAGGCACCCTTTATAAACTTTACCTTTGACTGGACGGTGCCAGAGGATATGAAGAAAAAGCCTGTGATTATAGGCGGTGTGGAAAGGGAGGATATAGGCTATTATGGAGACTTTCAGAAAGAGATGGATATGATAAACAGGGCTTTTATGGAAATCATGATGGAAGGAGATTACAATGGGCGCATCTTTTCTTTCCCTATCCCAACATACAATATAACCAAGAATTTTGACTTTTACTCGCCCAATGCAGAGCTTCTATGGAAGATGACGGCCAAATACGGCATACCTTATTTCCAGAACTTTGTATCCAGCTCACTCAGGCCGGAGGACATAAGGAGTATGTGCTGTAGATTGCAGCTGGATTTAAGAGAGTTAAGAAGTAGGATGGGTGGTCTATTTGGAAGCGCAGACAAAACTGGCTCCATAGGCGTTGTAACTATAAACATGCCAAGGATAGGATACCTATCAAAGAGTGAAGAGGAATTCTTTGAAAGGCTTGAGTACCTGATGAAGGTTGCAAGAGATAGCTTGGAAATAAAAAGGAAGGTTATAGAGAGAAATCTCAAAAGGGGGCTTATGCCCTACTCAAGGGAATACCTTGAATCTTTTGATACCTTCTTTTCAACCATAGGCCTTGTGGGTATGAACGAGGCATGTTTAAACTTCCTTGGTGTGTCCATAGCAGAGCCAGAAGGTAAGGCCTTTGCCATAAAGGTCCTCAAGTTTATGAGAGAGAAACTTTCCGAATTCCAAGAGCAAACGGGACATCTTTATAACCTTGAGGCTACGCCCGCAGAAGGAGCTTCTTACAGGCTGGCCAAGATAGATAAGAGTAAGTTTCCAGATATAATCACTGCTGGAGAAAAGGAGCCATACTACACCAACTCCACCCACTTGCCGGTGAACTACACCGATGACCCCATAGAGGTCTTGGAACACCAAAAGGACCTACAGGTGCTTTATACAGGTGGAACGGTTATCCACTTTTTCCTGCAAGAGTCTCCAGAGGAGCAAACGGTAGCCAAGTTTGTAAAGTTTGTCTTTGAAAACTATCCAGTGCCTTACATTACCATAACTCCCACCTTCTCTGTATGCGAGGACCACGGCTATATAAAGGGAGAACACTTTACCTGTCCCATATGCGGGAAGGAAACAGAGACCTACTCAAGGATAGTGGGTTATTATAGACCGGTGCAAAGGTGGAACAAGGGAAAGCAGGAGGAGTTCAAGGACAGGCTGGAGTATGTTATAACTTAG
- the ftsH gene encoding ATP-dependent zinc metalloprotease FtsH — MQWMKSLFVWVILLGFMVLAFNLFEGNREHIAVKTPVNTIIELADQGKLKEVKIKDNILTGITTEGQRIETGIPPGSDLVNKLIEKGVKVEVVTQEGGWLMPFLVSWLPILLFIGIWIYMMRQVSGGNPTSRAFSFGKSRAKVYIDEKPKVTLQDVAGMEEVKEEVKEIIEYLKDPVKFQRLGGRPPKGVLFYGEPGVGKTLLAKAIAGEAHVPFISVSGSDFVEMFVGVGAARVRDLFDTAKRHAPCIIFIDEIDAVGRSRGALNLGGGHDEREQTLNQLLVEMDGFDTSEGIIVIAATNRPDILDPALLRPGRFDRQIFIPRPDVKGRYEILKVHAKDKKLAPDVDLEIVARATPGFTGADLANVMNEAALLAARRGKEAIEMQDIEDAIDRITMGLERKGMVISPKEKEKIAYHEMGHAIMSLMVPGTDPLHKVSIIPRGMALGVTQQMPIDDKHMYDKQDLYTRILSLMGGRAAEEVFYGKEGITTGAENDLQRATELAYRMVSMWGMSERVGPLAVRRTINPFLGGMTTSVDISEELRREIDEEVRNILTKAYEDAKRIVLEHKEAIQAVVKRLLEKETMSCEEVVEILKLYGVEVKNECKKEEFKVEEKKEEVKEVK; from the coding sequence ATGCAGTGGATGAAGAGCCTTTTTGTATGGGTGATACTTTTGGGTTTTATGGTTTTGGCCTTTAACCTTTTTGAAGGTAATAGAGAACACATTGCAGTCAAAACTCCTGTAAACACTATTATAGAGCTTGCGGACCAGGGTAAGTTAAAAGAAGTAAAGATTAAAGATAATATATTAACCGGCATAACCACAGAGGGTCAAAGGATAGAAACGGGCATACCCCCTGGCTCTGACCTTGTTAACAAGCTTATAGAAAAGGGTGTAAAAGTTGAAGTTGTAACGCAAGAGGGCGGTTGGCTTATGCCTTTCCTTGTCTCTTGGCTTCCCATACTGCTCTTTATAGGTATTTGGATATACATGATGAGGCAGGTGAGCGGCGGCAACCCTACTTCAAGGGCCTTTAGCTTTGGAAAAAGCAGGGCAAAGGTTTATATAGATGAGAAGCCAAAGGTAACACTACAAGATGTGGCGGGTATGGAAGAGGTGAAGGAGGAGGTAAAGGAGATAATAGAGTATTTAAAGGACCCTGTAAAGTTCCAAAGGCTTGGTGGAAGACCTCCAAAGGGTGTGCTTTTTTATGGTGAACCGGGCGTGGGTAAAACACTCCTTGCCAAAGCTATAGCTGGAGAGGCCCACGTGCCCTTTATATCCGTTTCCGGCTCTGACTTTGTGGAGATGTTTGTGGGTGTGGGTGCGGCCCGTGTAAGGGACCTTTTTGATACGGCAAAAAGGCATGCACCATGCATTATATTCATAGACGAGATTGATGCAGTAGGCCGTTCAAGGGGTGCCCTAAACCTTGGCGGTGGGCATGATGAGAGGGAGCAGACCCTTAACCAGCTTTTGGTGGAAATGGACGGCTTTGATACTTCTGAAGGTATCATAGTTATAGCTGCCACAAACAGGCCAGATATACTTGACCCAGCCCTATTGAGGCCTGGCAGGTTTGACAGGCAGATATTCATTCCAAGGCCTGATGTAAAAGGAAGGTATGAAATACTTAAGGTACACGCAAAGGACAAAAAGCTGGCACCAGATGTGGACCTTGAGATAGTGGCAAGGGCTACACCGGGCTTTACTGGTGCAGACCTGGCCAATGTGATGAACGAGGCTGCTCTTCTTGCAGCAAGAAGAGGAAAAGAAGCCATAGAGATGCAAGACATAGAAGATGCCATAGACAGGATTACCATGGGCCTTGAAAGGAAGGGCATGGTTATATCTCCCAAAGAAAAGGAGAAGATAGCCTACCATGAAATGGGCCATGCCATAATGAGCCTTATGGTGCCCGGCACAGACCCCCTTCATAAAGTATCTATCATTCCAAGGGGCATGGCCTTGGGTGTAACACAACAGATGCCCATAGATGATAAGCATATGTATGACAAGCAAGACCTTTATACCAGGATACTTAGCCTTATGGGTGGAAGGGCAGCGGAAGAAGTCTTTTATGGTAAGGAAGGTATTACCACGGGAGCGGAGAACGACCTTCAGAGGGCTACAGAGCTTGCCTATAGGATGGTTTCCATGTGGGGCATGAGCGAAAGGGTAGGACCTTTGGCGGTAAGAAGGACCATAAACCCCTTCCTCGGTGGCATGACTACCTCCGTGGATATAAGCGAGGAGCTAAGAAGAGAGATAGATGAGGAAGTTAGGAATATACTTACAAAAGCTTATGAGGATGCAAAAAGGATAGTTTTGGAGCATAAAGAGGCCATACAGGCTGTAGTCAAAAGGCTCTTAGAAAAGGAAACTATGTCCTGCGAGGAAGTGGTGGAGATACTAAAGCTTTATGGTGTAGAAGTCAAAAACGAGTGCAAAAAAGAGGAGTTTAAAGTAGAGGAAAAGAAAGAAGAAGTAAAGGAGGTAAAGTGA
- the tilS gene encoding tRNA lysidine(34) synthetase TilS gives MKYHVLLRKVATLQRSKRLIPKGARLLVAFSGGVDSVALALALLELKEFLGIGRLALAHINHGIRGEEAFRDEAFCVEFAKRKGLEIFVKRLEIDTKRGNLEARARELRYQALEEIRREEGFDLIATAHHLNDLVETILLWLVRGSGREGLLGFEEKEGNVIRPLYLTKREEIEDFVRLKGEEWVEDSTNYNLKIARNLIRHKIVPELKKLNLKLEESFLRLREILKDEEEVLESLTQEAISKVFNGIELNRKAFLSLPIAIQRRVIYKVYNLRNLKDVDRAIKSIRRGSYLKSPNT, from the coding sequence ATGAAGTACCACGTTCTTTTAAGAAAGGTGGCAACCCTTCAAAGGAGCAAAAGGCTTATACCAAAAGGTGCAAGGCTATTGGTGGCCTTTTCTGGTGGTGTGGATTCGGTAGCTTTGGCCCTTGCCCTATTGGAGTTAAAGGAGTTCTTGGGTATAGGCAGACTTGCCCTTGCACACATAAACCATGGCATAAGGGGAGAAGAGGCCTTTAGAGATGAGGCTTTTTGCGTGGAGTTTGCCAAAAGGAAGGGCCTTGAGATATTTGTAAAGAGGTTAGAGATAGATACCAAAAGGGGTAATCTGGAGGCAAGGGCGAGGGAGCTACGCTACCAAGCCTTGGAAGAGATAAGGAGAGAAGAGGGCTTTGACCTTATTGCCACAGCCCATCACCTTAACGACTTGGTAGAGACCATACTTTTGTGGCTTGTAAGAGGTTCGGGCAGGGAGGGCCTTTTGGGCTTTGAAGAGAAGGAAGGAAATGTGATAAGGCCTCTTTATCTTACAAAAAGGGAAGAGATAGAGGATTTTGTAAGACTAAAAGGTGAAGAATGGGTTGAAGATTCTACCAATTATAACCTAAAGATAGCAAGGAATCTTATAAGACATAAAATTGTCCCAGAGCTTAAAAAATTAAATCTAAAGCTTGAAGAAAGCTTTCTGAGGCTTAGGGAGATCCTAAAAGATGAAGAGGAAGTTTTAGAAAGCTTAACGCAGGAGGCAATAAGTAAAGTATTTAATGGCATAGAGTTGAATAGAAAAGCTTTTTTAAGCCTTCCAATTGCCATACAAAGAAGGGTTATCTATAAAGTTTATAATTTAAGAAACCTTAAGGACGTGGATAGGGCTATAAAGAGTATAAGAAGGGGTTCCTACTTGAAAAGCCCTAACACATGA
- a CDS encoding Rrf2 family transcriptional regulator, with amino-acid sequence MIYSETVKYALLALAYLAVNRDRLVKVEEIAEAQRIPKPFLSKIFHKLARERVLKSYKGPTGGFTLAVPPDKITIMDVIKYLDEDYKLDYCALRPGRCEEWNVLPCAVHDKWTKLRQEILEYLSTTTIAELAEVEEKHRKPVNSAKL; translated from the coding sequence ATGATATACTCAGAAACAGTTAAATACGCTCTGTTGGCTTTGGCTTATTTAGCAGTAAATAGGGACAGGCTGGTAAAGGTGGAAGAGATTGCGGAAGCCCAAAGGATACCCAAGCCCTTTCTCTCTAAAATTTTCCATAAGCTTGCAAGGGAAAGGGTTTTAAAGTCCTACAAGGGGCCAACTGGTGGCTTTACCCTTGCGGTGCCTCCAGATAAGATCACCATAATGGACGTTATAAAGTATCTGGATGAGGATTATAAACTGGACTACTGCGCCCTTAGGCCCGGAAGGTGTGAAGAATGGAACGTCCTACCCTGTGCAGTGCATGACAAATGGACCAAGCTTAGACAAGAGATTCTGGAATACCTTAGCACAACCACCATAGCAGAGTTGGCAGAGGTGGAAGAAAAGCACAGAAAGCCAGTCAATTCAGCTAAGTTATAA
- the thiS gene encoding sulfur carrier protein ThiS, whose protein sequence is MRLVVNGKDTHMPEGISILELLERLEIKVREVGLAVAVNGEIVPKSRYKEYILKDGDSVEIVNIVGGG, encoded by the coding sequence ATGAGGCTCGTGGTCAACGGAAAAGATACGCACATGCCCGAAGGCATTAGTATACTTGAACTCCTTGAAAGACTGGAGATAAAGGTAAGGGAGGTAGGCTTGGCGGTGGCCGTAAACGGGGAGATAGTGCCAAAATCAAGGTATAAGGAGTATATACTTAAGGATGGAGATAGCGTTGAGATAGTAAACATTGTAGGAGGTGGATAG
- a CDS encoding thiazole synthase, with translation MTDYEKLLEDDYLEIAGRRFRSRLIIGSGKFKSFQENKEVLEASGAEIITVAVRRVNITDRSKENLLDYIDPNKYQILPNTAGCYTAEEAIKTAMLAREATGINWIKLEVIGDQKTLLPDMEETLKAAKFLVKEGFVVLPYIFDDPIYAKKFEDVGCAAVMPLAAPIGSGLGMQNPYNLIFIKEAVSVPVIVDAGIGSAADIPPVMELGIDAILTNTALAEAKDPIKMAVAMKYAVIAGRLSYLAGRMPKRTYAVPSSPLKGVPFKT, from the coding sequence ATGACGGATTATGAGAAGCTTCTTGAGGATGACTACTTGGAGATAGCAGGTAGGCGTTTTCGCTCAAGGCTTATCATAGGCTCTGGTAAGTTCAAAAGCTTTCAGGAGAACAAGGAGGTCCTTGAAGCCTCTGGTGCAGAGATTATAACGGTGGCCGTGCGTAGAGTAAACATAACAGATAGGTCCAAGGAGAACCTACTTGATTACATAGACCCCAATAAGTATCAAATACTCCCAAACACAGCTGGTTGTTATACGGCGGAGGAAGCCATAAAGACGGCCATGCTGGCAAGGGAGGCCACAGGAATAAACTGGATAAAGCTGGAGGTTATAGGAGACCAAAAGACCCTTCTGCCCGATATGGAGGAAACGTTAAAAGCTGCCAAGTTCTTGGTAAAGGAAGGCTTTGTGGTATTGCCCTATATCTTTGACGACCCTATTTATGCCAAAAAGTTTGAGGATGTGGGCTGTGCTGCTGTTATGCCACTTGCGGCGCCCATAGGTTCAGGCCTTGGTATGCAAAACCCTTATAATCTAATCTTCATAAAGGAAGCCGTTTCTGTGCCTGTTATAGTGGATGCCGGCATAGGCAGTGCTGCGGACATTCCACCCGTTATGGAGCTTGGTATAGATGCCATCCTTACCAACACAGCCCTTGCGGAGGCAAAGGACCCCATAAAGATGGCTGTGGCCATGAAGTATGCGGTCATAGCGGGTAGGCTCTCTTACCTTGCTGGCAGGATGCCAAAGAGGACCTATGCGGTTCCATCCTCTCCACTAAAGGGAGTTCCATTTAAGACATGA
- a CDS encoding Mut7-C RNAse domain-containing protein, with protein sequence MLEADLHKIAYWLRLLGQDALLLEGAINKKDLLKHPGRVFITTSRKMEEHLKAWGVEYFLIPKDDWKVQLCLILKFFGINGELKLNRCYYCNSPLLPVDKEEIKDKIPPMVYKYGKDFTLCPGCGKIYWKGSHHPRLKRILKEVLSSC encoded by the coding sequence TTGCTTGAGGCGGACCTCCATAAAATAGCCTATTGGCTAAGGCTTTTGGGCCAGGATGCCCTCCTCTTGGAGGGCGCCATAAATAAAAAAGACCTTCTTAAGCACCCTGGTCGGGTTTTTATCACCACTTCAAGGAAGATGGAAGAACATCTGAAGGCTTGGGGAGTAGAGTATTTTCTAATCCCAAAGGATGATTGGAAGGTGCAGTTGTGTCTTATTTTGAAATTTTTTGGCATAAATGGAGAGTTAAAGCTAAACAGATGTTATTATTGCAATTCCCCACTTTTACCCGTGGATAAGGAAGAGATAAAAGACAAAATACCGCCCATGGTCTATAAGTATGGCAAAGACTTTACCCTATGCCCAGGTTGTGGGAAAATTTATTGGAAAGGCTCACACCATCCAAGGCTCAAGAGGATTTTAAAAGAGGTATTATCTTCTTGTTAA
- a CDS encoding cytochrome c oxidase subunit II produces MDRAEKTALTLAVALMAFFAGLIVYAAKALNIDVPTCITDVKPFTEGKVIQHAPNRYELHYLAKMWYFEPAEVEIPAGSVVDIYLTSGDVIHGFQIDNTNVNLMAVPGTVAYARYKFDKPGVYHIVCHEYCGIGHQDMAAKIVVK; encoded by the coding sequence ATGGATAGGGCAGAAAAAACCGCTTTAACCTTAGCAGTAGCCCTCATGGCTTTCTTTGCAGGGCTTATAGTCTATGCTGCAAAGGCGCTAAACATTGATGTGCCTACTTGTATTACCGACGTAAAACCATTTACAGAGGGCAAAGTGATACAGCACGCTCCCAACAGGTATGAGCTTCACTACCTTGCCAAGATGTGGTACTTTGAGCCTGCAGAGGTGGAAATACCCGCTGGTTCTGTGGTGGATATTTACCTAACAAGTGGTGATGTGATCCACGGCTTTCAAATTGACAACACAAACGTAAACCTCATGGCAGTTCCAGGAACGGTGGCCTATGCAAGGTATAAGTTTGACAAGCCCGGCGTTTATCACATAGTTTGCCATGAGTACTGTGGTATAGGCCATCAGGATATGGCTGCAAAGATAGTAGTTAAATAA
- the leuC gene encoding 3-isopropylmalate dehydratase large subunit, translating into MGMTITEKILADHAGKKEVHSGELITVKVDLVMANDVTAPLAIKTLEKYGINKVFDPEKIALVLSHFVPAKDIKSAEQAKIVREFARKHNIKWFFQEGEGIEHTILPEQGIVVPGDLVVGADSHTCTYGGIGAFATGMGSTDIAYAMATGETWLKVPPTMKFIFYGKLQPWVSGKDLILYTIGHIGVDGALYKAMEFDGEAIRSLSVEQRLTIANMAIEAGGKSGIIAPDEKTIEYVSQRAKKPWKVYQSDPDANYEVVYEWDASKIEPLVAWPYLPSNVHPVSESTHITIDQAFIGSCTNGRIEDLRIAAKVLKGKKVHPYVRCIVIPASKQVYMQALKEGLIDIFLEAGCSVSVSTCGPCLGGHMGILAEGERCISTSNRNFPGRMGHPKSEAYLANPAVVAASAVLGRIAHPEEVVKKEELEEVLA; encoded by the coding sequence ATGGGTATGACTATCACAGAAAAGATATTGGCCGACCATGCGGGCAAAAAGGAGGTCCACTCAGGAGAGCTAATCACTGTTAAGGTGGACCTTGTTATGGCCAACGATGTGACTGCGCCTTTGGCCATAAAAACCTTGGAAAAGTACGGAATAAACAAAGTCTTTGACCCAGAGAAGATAGCCCTTGTGCTATCCCACTTTGTGCCAGCCAAGGACATAAAGTCTGCAGAGCAGGCAAAGATAGTAAGAGAGTTTGCAAGGAAGCACAATATAAAATGGTTTTTCCAAGAGGGTGAAGGCATAGAACATACCATATTGCCGGAGCAAGGTATAGTGGTGCCGGGAGACCTTGTGGTGGGTGCAGACTCTCACACCTGTACCTATGGTGGTATAGGAGCCTTTGCCACAGGTATGGGTTCTACCGATATAGCCTACGCCATGGCAACGGGCGAGACATGGTTGAAGGTTCCACCCACCATGAAGTTTATCTTCTATGGGAAATTACAGCCCTGGGTTTCGGGCAAGGACCTTATCCTTTACACCATAGGCCATATAGGTGTGGATGGCGCCCTCTATAAGGCCATGGAGTTTGACGGCGAAGCCATAAGAAGCCTTTCTGTGGAGCAGAGGCTAACCATAGCCAACATGGCCATAGAGGCAGGCGGCAAAAGCGGAATAATAGCGCCGGACGAAAAGACCATAGAGTATGTTTCCCAAAGGGCCAAAAAGCCCTGGAAGGTTTACCAGAGCGACCCTGATGCCAACTATGAGGTGGTCTATGAGTGGGATGCAAGCAAGATAGAGCCTCTTGTGGCATGGCCATACCTTCCCTCCAACGTGCATCCCGTTTCTGAATCTACCCACATAACCATAGACCAAGCCTTCATAGGCTCTTGCACCAACGGAAGGATAGAGGACCTTAGGATAGCGGCCAAAGTGCTAAAGGGTAAAAAGGTCCATCCTTATGTGAGATGCATAGTTATACCAGCCTCTAAGCAGGTCTATATGCAGGCTCTAAAAGAAGGCCTCATAGACATATTCCTTGAGGCGGGTTGTTCTGTTTCCGTTTCTACATGTGGCCCATGCCTTGGTGGTCATATGGGCATATTGGCAGAGGGTGAAAGGTGCATATCCACCTCCAACAGAAACTTCCCCGGTAGGATGGGCCATCCAAAGAGCGAAGCCTACTTGGCAAATCCGGCGGTGGTGGCAGCCAGCGCAGTGCTTGGTAGAATAGCCCACCCTGAGGAGGTGGTCAAAAAAGAAGAGCTTGAAGAGGTTCTTGCTTGA
- the hemG gene encoding protoporphyrinogen oxidase — MIDVAVVGSGISGLSVAWHLSKKGFEVKVFEKEDLPGGNIQTVKKEGFILELGPQTIMADKRVEEFLSDAGIEPEYASERAKIRYIYKKGRLISLPLSPLSFLKSPLLSLFGKIRVLKEPLIAPSIKPEESIAEFVIRRLGKEFHDYIVAPFISGVYAGDTEKLSVKYAVRRVYELERNFGSLIKGAIKLKALGPAGRLISFPGGNYTLIERLSSELSVDTENVVLKIRRKDDRFIIDAKNGKYEAKAVVVSAPATSAGYLLRDISWSASQEFDQIYYAPIVVVHASVEKGSIPEGFGFLVPRVEGKRMLGVLFSSQIFTGRSPEGKELLTIYLGGATDPEVVEYEDELIYSLVEKELKEILRIDKVQFLNLTRWKRAIPQYTIGYGKYLDLAKTLEEENPGLFLTGNYLYGVSVADCIRASHDVAERVERFLTRR; from the coding sequence ATGATAGATGTGGCAGTGGTAGGCTCGGGCATATCCGGGCTATCTGTAGCATGGCATCTGTCAAAAAAAGGCTTTGAGGTAAAGGTCTTTGAAAAGGAAGACCTTCCTGGTGGAAACATACAAACCGTAAAGAAGGAAGGCTTTATCTTAGAGCTTGGCCCACAGACTATAATGGCAGACAAAAGGGTGGAAGAGTTCCTTTCCGATGCAGGAATAGAACCCGAATACGCTAGCGAAAGGGCCAAGATAAGGTATATTTACAAAAAGGGAAGGCTTATATCCTTGCCCCTGTCTCCCTTAAGCTTTTTAAAATCTCCCCTCCTTTCTCTTTTTGGAAAGATAAGGGTTCTAAAAGAGCCCCTTATAGCACCCTCCATAAAGCCAGAGGAGAGCATTGCGGAGTTTGTAATAAGAAGGCTTGGAAAGGAGTTTCACGATTACATAGTGGCACCTTTTATATCCGGCGTTTATGCAGGAGATACGGAAAAGCTCTCTGTAAAGTATGCAGTAAGAAGGGTCTATGAGCTTGAAAGGAACTTTGGAAGCCTTATAAAGGGAGCTATAAAGCTAAAGGCTTTGGGACCCGCTGGTAGGCTCATATCCTTCCCAGGAGGAAATTACACCTTAATTGAAAGGCTTTCTTCAGAGCTCTCTGTGGATACGGAGAACGTAGTCCTAAAGATCAGAAGGAAGGATGACAGGTTTATAATAGATGCCAAAAATGGTAAGTATGAAGCCAAGGCTGTAGTAGTGTCTGCACCAGCCACCTCCGCAGGCTACCTTCTTAGAGACATCTCTTGGAGTGCTTCCCAGGAGTTTGACCAGATATACTACGCACCTATTGTGGTGGTGCATGCAAGCGTAGAAAAAGGGTCCATTCCAGAGGGCTTTGGCTTTTTGGTGCCAAGGGTGGAAGGCAAAAGGATGCTTGGTGTCCTCTTTTCTTCTCAAATATTCACCGGCAGGTCTCCAGAGGGCAAGGAGCTTCTTACCATATACCTGGGCGGTGCCACAGACCCAGAGGTGGTTGAATATGAAGATGAACTTATATACTCGCTTGTGGAAAAAGAACTAAAGGAAATCTTAAGAATAGACAAGGTCCAATTTTTGAACCTGACAAGGTGGAAAAGGGCTATACCACAGTATACGATTGGATATGGTAAATACCTTGACCTTGCCAAAACCTTGGAAGAGGAGAACCCTGGGCTATTTTTGACGGGCAACTACCTTTATGGTGTTTCTGTGGCGGACTGCATAAGGGCTTCTCATGATGTGGCGGAAAGGGTGGAGAGATTTTTAACAAGAAGATAA